The Dreissena polymorpha isolate Duluth1 chromosome 10, UMN_Dpol_1.0, whole genome shotgun sequence genome includes a region encoding these proteins:
- the LOC127849126 gene encoding protein nemuri-like gives MSSSFVLLYIYPSIRPYLHPERNYSTRKKERKYTGRKKEGRIEVKEGKDGRKEGRKKEGRKVRKDRKDGRKEGMTEGNGSAVPSEEGIGRKEGGRKDGRREGRTGRKAGRKKEGRRNEGRTERRKKEKQKDIS, from the coding sequence atgaGTTCGTCGTTTGTTCTTCTAtacatctatccatccatccgtccATACCTCCATCCAGAAAGAAACTACAGCACAAGAAAGAAAGAGAGAAAATATACAGGAAGGAAGAAAGAAGGAAGGATAGAAGTGAAGGAAGggaaggacggaaggaaggaaggaaggaagaaggaaggCAGGAAGGTAAGGAAGGACCggaaggacggaaggaaggaaggaatgaCGGAAGGGAACGGAAGTGCAGTGCCGAGCGAAGAAGGGataggaaggaaggaaggaggaaggaaggacGGAAGGAGGGAAGGAAGGACAGGCAGGAAGGCaggaaggaagaaggaaggaaggaggaatGAAGGAAGGACGGAgagaagaaagaaagaaaagcaAAAGGACATCAGTTAA